The sequence below is a genomic window from Candidatus Methanoplasma termitum.
CTCGAGATAACCACAACGCTGGGCGCCATGATGGGTGCATTCCTTGCCATATATGTTGCCAATTGGATCCTGCTTTGTGTATTCGCTTGCGTCCTGATCTACAGCGGAGCGACAATGATCCTCAAGAAAGAAAGAGTGATAGCCGACGCAGACGACGGAAGCGATATGTGCTTTTATTATTGCGACGAAAAAGACCCGGCAGAAAAAAGGTACAAGATCATCAACATCAAAAGCGGCCTTGCGGTATGCACAGGTGCCGGCGTTCTTTCATCCATGACCGGGGTCGGCGGAGGCACCATCAAAGTTCCTTTGATGAACGTCCACATGCACGTTCCGATCAAGGTCGCAAGCCCGACAAGCAGCTATATGATAGGAATAACCGCGTTTATGGGTGCAATAATCTACTTCATACAGGGAGAGCTTCTTCTCGACTATGCGGCCGCTATTGCGGTAGGCGCATTGATCGGCTCATTCATTGGTACGAGGGTGGCGAAGATGATCGATGCCGGACCTATGAGAAGA
It includes:
- a CDS encoding sulfite exporter TauE/SafE family protein, with the protein product MDPMLILALLAVGIGASIIGTIFGIGGGIIFIPILTVLLKLSANEAVAVSLVGIIATSTGAASYYVKQGASNVRLGLLLEITTTLGAMMGAFLAIYVANWILLCVFACVLIYSGATMILKKERVIADADDGSDMCFYYCDEKDPAEKRYKIINIKSGLAVCTGAGVLSSMTGVGGGTIKVPLMNVHMHVPIKVASPTSSYMIGITAFMGAIIYFIQGELLLDYAAAIAVGALIGSFIGTRVAKMIDAGPMRRYFSILLFAISIIIFLEAGGIL